In Aedes albopictus strain Foshan chromosome 3, AalbF5, whole genome shotgun sequence, the genomic window GCTGGAGCAGATCGATGTAGCGAAGCGAGTTATCGCCAAGTATCCGGATGATTTGAAGTATGTTACAACGGCTGCGGGGATCATGGAGGCGTTCAACGAGAAGAAGATCGCGTCGCTCTTGGTAGTGGAAGGAGGTCATTCGATCGATTCAAGGTTGCCAGTCTTGCGAATGTTCTATGAGTTAGGAGTTCGCTACATGACGTTGACACACTCCTGTAATCTACCGTGGGCGGATGCTTCACCAATCGATGACGAGCCGGAAGCACAGCTGAACAATCTTTCTGAGTGGGGCCATATAGTGATTCGAGAGATGAACAGGCTGGGTATGATGATAGACATTTCTCACGTTAGCTATGGAGTTATGCAGGACGTTCTGAAGGAGAGTTTGGCTCCGGTGATCTTCAGTCATTCGTCGTCGCACGCGGTGAATCAACATCATCGAAACGTGCAGGACGATGTTTTGCGAGGGCTTGTGAAGAACAACGGAATTGTTATGGTAAACTTCTACCCAGTGTTCGTAGGAGGAAACACGATCGACGATGTAGTTAGTAAGTTTTTGGGATTGGATATAAGAAGATTTTGTTATCTTCAACTAAGAAGCACTTCTTTCCAGAACACTTCAACCACATCAAATCGGTTACGGGCCCAGACCACATCGGCATAGGCGGCGACTACGATGGTGTCGGACAAACTCCGGAAGGTCTAGAAGACGTATCCAAATATCCGGACTTGTTCGACATGCTGGCGTCCGGAAATCTCACAACTGGTGAAACTTTCCGTCCGTGGACCAGAGAAGAACTACGAAAGCTTGCTGGACTCAACCTGTTGCGAGTTTTCGAACAGGTCGAGCGGGTTCGTGATAACATGCTGGCCACGCCTCCATACGAAGACATCATACCGTTTGCCGAGTTTGAGAGAGTAGGAGCTGCTGAACAACCTTGCATGACCAATATGAATATCCACaaagaatgaaataaatcaatggtgCTATAAATTACGTTTCAAATTTTTGGCAAACAACCCGAATCACTCTCCATCGAAATCTGATAACAACTTCTACTCGTGGCTGGACCGCGTTCCCTATAATTACTACACCATTATCAAGCCAAAGACAACAATCGACTGTCCACGCCGTCCGTCGTTGATGACAATACTAATTTTTCCCGTACAACACAAACCCACTCCGTTAGAGATCATCACAGTATAGATAAAGGAGCTATAGAAGGTTTCGATTGGCAGCTTACAAGCTGTTGGGTGTCGCATGGCTAAATGATATGTGTAGATATCGCCTCAGCTAACGAGGCTCCACCATCCAGTATCGCCGTGAACTTGCCGGCGGCTTGACGTGTGTTGTTACCTTTTCTAAGTTGAACCGAGATACGATACGGCGGCGGGATATATTCGAGCGCACGCAAATAATCATAAACTGTGATTGTTTAATAAGAGGAGACCTCCTACCGCCGAAAGACACGTGCTCAGAG contains:
- the LOC109426467 gene encoding dipeptidase 1-like, with protein sequence MTIFQSVLTNKKVLAALIVAAIITICAITIPVVIVTSSGDGDPKPFVGREILDEVPLIDGHNDLPFNIYKVERNLLANFNLDSNLKEHAVWGQTASSHTDLPRLRKGKLGAQFWVAYIRCADTQYKDAVARTLEQIDVAKRVIAKYPDDLKYVTTAAGIMEAFNEKKIASLLVVEGGHSIDSRLPVLRMFYELGVRYMTLTHSCNLPWADASPIDDEPEAQLNNLSEWGHIVIREMNRLGMMIDISHVSYGVMQDVLKESLAPVIFSHSSSHAVNQHHRNVQDDVLRGLVKNNGIVMVNFYPVFVGGNTIDDVVKHFNHIKSVTGPDHIGIGGDYDGVGQTPEGLEDVSKYPDLFDMLASGNLTTGETFRPWTREELRKLAGLNLLRVFEQVERVRDNMLATPPYEDIIPFAEFERVGAAEQPCMTNMNIHKE